AGAATCGAATAAAATCTCACCTCTCGACAGCTGCTAACCTTATTAAATATTAGCCTCGATTACTCTGGGCGAAATACTGCCCACACGTGCCCTTCAGTTAACATCTGTATTATTCAATTCATTGCTTAAGTATTAAAGGGAGCGAAAGGGTATATTTTATTTTAGTTTCTGAAATGTAATACTTTAATTCCGTTTTAAATGGGTTGCGATTTGTTTTCGCTCGATGAGAGCTGGTAAACTAACACGGTAAATGAATGGTTATAATCTTTTTACCTCCCATGCATTTTTACAAACTAATATTCAACCCACATCGAAAAAATTCAACGGATTGTCTGCTAAATGGTGATATAATTTCGGTGTGCAATGGCAATGGATAACTTTACAAGTGACGGTAAAGGACTTTGTAATTTTGCTGCAATCGACGTTCCACAGCACGTTATCCGTCCGTCCGATGGGTCAAGATTCCGAGGATTTAAGTAAATATTTATTTAGTCAACTCGTTAATTACAGTCAAGTTAAAACAACATTAAGTGCATTGAACGCAATAATTCGAATGCACAGTATATATTTTTAAGAAGCTGCGTGCTCACAGTGGAACTAGTAAGTAGAATTGCAGAATCAATATACTTAAACAGTGCAGCAGCTTCATTGACACAGCACCTTTTTAAACTCTCTAGCGACTGTCCGTGATGACTAGTTCCACTGAATTCGACAGTGAAGATTCGGATCAGACTTTAAGCGGGATTGCTAGCATTTTGTGTACCTATTTGGAGAGATTTTCGGGAAGGTGGGTGGGCACGCTCATTTCAAAGCTTTGACACAATGAGGGTAAACAGGGTGGCGCCAGACTCCTTTAGGTCTGACATATAAGCCAGGTGGCGTCAGTTCAGCACCTGATAGCCACTCTCCcgaactgcaaacccacagcagaCAGTGCACAGAGCGAACCGCAGGCTGCAGTTTATGAATCTCGCCGATATTTCCTACTTTCCCGGCATATGCAGCATGACTGCTGAGTCCCAGCAGTCCTCCAATGAAGCTTCCTGCGCTTCCAGTCCGCTGGAGAGCTCGGCGGATGTGTCCCTGGGCTCTCCCGGTAAGGAGGAGGTGATGGTCAAATCGGAGCCGAGAAGCACCAGCCCGAGCGCGGAGGGAGATGACGGGAACGGTGCCGAGATTGAGGGCCTGCTACCGAGCtctggagggaggaggaggaagcGGCCGATCCAGCGTGGGAAACCGCCTTACAGTTACATCGCACTGATCGCCATGGCCATCGCCAACTCGCCCGAAAGGAAACTGACCCTTGGAGGTATCTACAAGTTCATCATGGACCGGTTCCCATTCTACCGGGAAAATTCCAAGAAGTGGCAGAATTCCATTCGACACAACCTGACTCTCAATGATTGTTTTGTCAAAATTCCCCGGGAGCCTGGCCGCCCGGGGAAAGGTAACTACTGGAGCCTGGATCCGGCGGCTGAAGACATGTTCGATAACGGCAGCTTCTTACGCCGGAGGAAACGTTTCAAGCGCTCAGACATCACCACCTATCCAGGCTACATGCAAAACTCCAGCGCCTTCACCCCACCCCCAGTTGGGCGTCCCTCTTACCCCAATCCACTCTATCCAAGTGTGGGCTCTGGCTACAGCCCCCAAGTGCACACTGCTCCCCCTCATCATCCAGCCGTGTTACATCACTACCAAAGCTCAGCAGTCAGCCAGGCTCAGAACAGGATGTTCAGTATTGACAATCTCATCAGTCAACAGTCTGTACTGCAGGCCTCGTCAGGCATTGATTTGAACTCTCACGGAAA
The sequence above is drawn from the Chiloscyllium punctatum isolate Juve2018m chromosome 7, sChiPun1.3, whole genome shotgun sequence genome and encodes:
- the foxe3 gene encoding forkhead box protein E3 → MNLADISYFPGICSMTAESQQSSNEASCASSPLESSADVSLGSPGKEEVMVKSEPRSTSPSAEGDDGNGAEIEGLLPSSGGRRRKRPIQRGKPPYSYIALIAMAIANSPERKLTLGGIYKFIMDRFPFYRENSKKWQNSIRHNLTLNDCFVKIPREPGRPGKGNYWSLDPAAEDMFDNGSFLRRRKRFKRSDITTYPGYMQNSSAFTPPPVGRPSYPNPLYPSVGSGYSPQVHTAPPHHPAVLHHYQSSAVSQAQNRMFSIDNLISQQSVLQASSGIDLNSHGNGELGAMASCSVGGTDNYQTQPVSPTGMGAILNRSSNSVTSNMTYCYSTSPPHLAMSQANYSPNHTQMYCPSNRLAIPSVRANSCSDHSDQLLALSGHQVNGLTQFNSNTSYMRQTNYAPGLERFM